One Chordicoccus furentiruminis DNA window includes the following coding sequences:
- the fba gene encoding class II fructose-1,6-bisphosphate aldolase has product MALVTTKEMFKKAYSGGYAIGAFNVNNMEIVQGITEAAEECHSPVILQASAGARKYANPSYLKKLVEAAVIECPDIDIVMHLDHGPDFETCKSCVDNGFTSVMIDASSKPFDENIEITKKVVEYAHAHGVVVEAELGALAGIEDDVKVDAKDSAYTRPEEVEEFVSRTGVDSLAIAIGTSHGAYKFKPGTKPQLRFDILDEIVKKIPGFPIVLHGASSVPQEYVKIINAHGGQLKDAIGVPEDQLRQAARSAVCKINVDSDLRLGFTAGIRQTFDEHPDMFDPRGYLKVSRQNVHDIVKHKIIDVLGSANKM; this is encoded by the coding sequence ATGGCTTTAGTTACAACGAAAGAGATGTTTAAGAAGGCCTATAGCGGCGGCTATGCGATTGGTGCGTTCAATGTCAACAACATGGAGATCGTTCAGGGCATCACAGAGGCAGCCGAGGAGTGCCACAGCCCGGTGATCCTTCAGGCGAGCGCGGGCGCGCGGAAGTATGCGAATCCGTCCTATCTGAAGAAGCTGGTCGAGGCCGCTGTCATTGAGTGCCCGGACATCGATATCGTCATGCATCTGGATCACGGCCCGGATTTCGAGACCTGCAAGTCCTGCGTCGACAACGGCTTCACTTCTGTTATGATCGATGCGTCGAGCAAGCCGTTTGACGAAAATATCGAGATCACCAAGAAGGTCGTGGAATATGCTCATGCTCACGGCGTCGTTGTCGAGGCTGAGCTCGGCGCTCTGGCCGGTATCGAGGATGATGTGAAAGTGGATGCAAAGGATTCCGCTTACACCCGTCCCGAAGAGGTCGAGGAGTTCGTGAGCCGCACCGGCGTCGATTCTCTTGCGATCGCGATCGGCACTTCTCACGGCGCGTATAAGTTCAAACCGGGCACGAAGCCGCAGCTCCGTTTCGATATTCTTGATGAGATCGTCAAGAAGATTCCGGGCTTCCCGATCGTGCTTCACGGCGCTTCCTCCGTTCCGCAGGAGTATGTGAAGATCATCAACGCTCACGGCGGACAGCTGAAGGACGCCATCGGCGTGCCGGAGGATCAGCTCCGTCAGGCAGCGCGCAGCGCCGTCTGCAAGATCAACGTTGACTCTGACCTCCGTCTCGGTTTCACGGCCGGCATCCGCCAGACCTTCGACGAGCATCCGGATATGTTCGATCCGCGCGGATACCTGAAGGTTTCCCGTCAGAATGTCCATGACATTGTCAAGCACAAGATCATCGATGTGCTCGGCAGCGCAAACAAGATGTGA
- a CDS encoding phosphohexomutase domain-containing protein, with protein MTQTEEYFLRLQNGNDVRGAAIATDTETKTLTPGLVTFICAAFGKFLAERTGKPAGALRIGVGHDSRITAGPLKEACFRGLSFSSVYDCGLISTPAMFQSTVLPDSGFDGAVMITASHLPFNRNGLKFFTRDGGLEKKELASVLTEAAVLAGQYGRPDEEDFISCEALPRGENAPLDFDMVSVYSEKMKELIRNEVKAEDEAHPLTGLHIVVDAGNGAAGFFASRILAPLGADTSGSVFLEPDGTFPNHIPNPENPDAMNAARKATLDAGADLGVIFDCDGDRGAVVFADGTEVNRNRLIALLAVIVSESHPGSTIVTDSVTSDELHAFLEDRLGLKHFRYRRGYKNVIDKGIELNASGTDCELAIETSGHGAFRENFFSDDGAYISVKIICEMAKLRREGRNIESLIADLGQPAESEEIRFHISDPDFRAVGEETLKAFRAFAEKDDRFHIVEPNYEGIRISFSDEEVRGWLLLRMSLHDPVLPLNIEAERKGGVGVILGRIAPFFSARKNLTPDRAF; from the coding sequence ATGACACAGACAGAAGAGTATTTCCTGCGCCTTCAGAACGGCAATGACGTCCGGGGCGCGGCGATTGCGACGGATACGGAGACGAAGACGCTGACGCCGGGGCTGGTGACCTTCATCTGCGCGGCCTTCGGAAAGTTTCTCGCGGAGCGCACAGGGAAGCCGGCCGGAGCGCTGAGGATTGGAGTCGGCCACGACAGCCGGATTACAGCCGGGCCTCTGAAAGAGGCGTGCTTCCGCGGCCTATCGTTTTCCTCCGTGTACGACTGCGGACTGATCTCAACGCCCGCGATGTTCCAGTCCACGGTGCTTCCGGACAGCGGATTCGACGGCGCGGTGATGATCACGGCGAGCCATCTTCCTTTCAATCGGAACGGATTGAAGTTTTTCACAAGGGACGGAGGACTGGAGAAGAAGGAGCTTGCGTCCGTGCTCACGGAGGCGGCCGTGCTCGCCGGGCAGTACGGCCGTCCGGACGAAGAGGATTTCATTTCCTGCGAAGCGCTTCCGCGAGGCGAAAACGCGCCATTGGATTTTGATATGGTTTCCGTCTACTCGGAGAAGATGAAAGAGCTGATCCGGAACGAAGTGAAGGCGGAAGATGAAGCGCATCCGCTCACCGGGCTTCATATTGTGGTTGACGCGGGGAACGGCGCGGCCGGATTCTTCGCCTCGCGGATTCTGGCTCCGCTGGGAGCGGACACATCGGGCAGCGTTTTTCTCGAGCCGGACGGCACGTTCCCGAACCACATCCCGAATCCGGAAAACCCGGACGCGATGAACGCGGCCCGGAAGGCGACGCTGGACGCGGGAGCGGACCTCGGCGTGATCTTTGACTGCGACGGGGACCGGGGCGCGGTGGTTTTTGCGGACGGGACAGAGGTGAACCGGAACCGGCTGATTGCGCTGCTGGCAGTGATCGTGTCCGAGAGCCATCCCGGTTCCACGATCGTGACCGATTCCGTCACATCGGATGAACTGCACGCATTTCTTGAGGACAGGCTGGGACTTAAGCATTTCCGTTACCGCCGCGGCTACAAGAACGTGATCGACAAGGGAATTGAGCTCAACGCGTCCGGCACGGACTGCGAACTGGCGATCGAGACATCCGGACACGGCGCGTTCCGGGAGAACTTTTTCTCGGATGACGGGGCCTACATCTCGGTGAAGATTATCTGCGAGATGGCGAAGCTCCGCAGGGAAGGCAGGAACATTGAGTCGCTGATCGCCGATCTCGGCCAGCCGGCCGAGTCGGAGGAGATCCGTTTCCATATCAGTGATCCGGATTTCCGGGCCGTGGGAGAGGAGACGCTGAAGGCATTCCGCGCGTTCGCGGAGAAGGATGATCGGTTCCATATCGTGGAGCCGAACTATGAGGGAATCCGGATCTCGTTCAGCGACGAGGAGGTCCGCGGCTGGCTGCTGCTCAGGATGTCACTTCACGACCCCGTGCTCCCGCTCAATATCGAGGCGGAGAGAAAGGGAGGCGTCGGCGTGATCCTCGGACGCATCGCCCCGTTCTTCTCTGCCCGGAAGAATCTTACTCCGGACCGCGCGTTCTGA
- a CDS encoding beta-mannosidase produces the protein MRMQTLDSGWTLTIPDANIYRIPPEPIPASVPGSVYSCLLDAGLMPDPFNGLNELDALRLMENDFVYSDRFTADEAMRSAERVILRFEGIDTVADLDLNGVRLGHTENMHRCYEFDVTECIKAENELTVRLSSPLRILAEADEKNQVGGSTDAVPGFPRLRKAHCMFGWDWGPRLPDAGLYRPVRLIGVRKARLSDDIRIRQRHIIAGCGVTGNQVTAVDLTVTAASDPVREDARAEYCVETGPGSGEYTRWTGCGETCRISDPVLWWPSGYGSQPLYRVKIRLTDRTDGQVLDETVRRIGLRTVELDTHIIPSEIRDPHLGPQAAADRREGRQFRFVVNGLPIFAMGADYIPEDSVLSRVTPERTRALLTSAVRAHHNCIRVWGGGYYPDDFFFDICDELGLLVWQDFMFACAVYELTESFEATLRAEFTDVIRRIRHHASLGLWCGNNEIESQIVPDNIWHATKKQIRDYLTIFEYILPKILKAEDPDRPYWPSSPCSGGSFDDPGAENVGDAHYWGVWHGCEPFTAYRQHHFRFLSEFGFQSFPCLATVKSFTKEEDRNVFSEVMESHQRNADANGKIMTYLSATYRYPVDFDDVLYLSQMLQLDAIRYGVEHFRRFRGMCMGTVVWQLNDIWPVASWSSIDYFGRWKALHYGEKRFFAPVSLTCEEHGRIDRKPVVSSLPVPVEYSAALHLANETARTERGTVRWQLRRADSSVIREGVEEAEVPPYSGMWLEKMDFTGAADERDMHLWYSYESGTASSFGSALFVAPKHYRFRDPHLTLTVEGNRITVQADAFAKGVCIESEDGNLMLSDNFFDMEKGSRTVEIIGAAPAGPYRVRSVFGKSGEKR, from the coding sequence ATGAGGATGCAGACACTTGACTCGGGATGGACGCTGACCATCCCGGATGCGAATATCTACCGGATTCCGCCGGAGCCGATTCCGGCTTCCGTGCCGGGCAGCGTCTATTCCTGCCTGCTGGACGCGGGGCTCATGCCGGATCCGTTCAACGGACTCAACGAGCTTGACGCGCTCCGGCTGATGGAAAATGACTTTGTGTATTCGGACCGTTTTACGGCGGATGAGGCGATGCGTTCGGCGGAGCGCGTGATTCTCCGCTTTGAGGGGATTGACACGGTCGCGGATCTTGATCTGAACGGAGTCAGACTGGGGCACACGGAGAACATGCACCGGTGCTATGAGTTTGACGTGACGGAATGCATAAAAGCTGAAAACGAACTGACGGTCCGTCTCAGCTCGCCTTTAAGGATACTGGCCGAAGCGGACGAAAAAAATCAGGTCGGCGGCTCAACGGACGCGGTGCCCGGCTTTCCGCGGCTCCGGAAGGCACACTGCATGTTCGGGTGGGACTGGGGTCCGAGGCTGCCCGATGCGGGTCTGTACCGGCCGGTCCGTCTGATCGGCGTGCGGAAGGCGAGACTTTCGGACGATATCCGCATCCGGCAGCGGCACATCATCGCCGGATGCGGCGTGACGGGAAATCAGGTGACGGCGGTTGATCTGACCGTCACGGCCGCCTCCGATCCGGTACGGGAGGATGCGCGGGCGGAGTACTGCGTGGAAACAGGACCCGGCTCGGGCGAATACACCCGCTGGACCGGCTGCGGCGAAACGTGCCGGATCAGTGATCCGGTTCTCTGGTGGCCGAGCGGGTACGGCAGCCAGCCGCTTTACCGTGTGAAGATCCGTCTGACGGATCGCACGGACGGACAGGTGCTGGATGAGACGGTACGGAGGATCGGACTGAGAACGGTGGAACTGGACACACACATCATTCCGTCTGAAATCCGTGATCCGCATCTCGGACCGCAGGCGGCTGCGGACCGCAGGGAGGGACGGCAGTTCCGTTTCGTAGTCAACGGTCTCCCGATCTTCGCGATGGGAGCGGACTACATCCCGGAGGACAGCGTGCTCTCCCGCGTGACGCCCGAACGGACCCGTGCGCTTCTGACAAGCGCCGTCCGGGCCCATCACAACTGTATCCGGGTCTGGGGCGGCGGCTATTATCCGGATGATTTCTTCTTCGACATCTGCGATGAGCTCGGCCTTCTGGTATGGCAGGACTTCATGTTCGCCTGTGCGGTCTATGAGCTGACGGAATCTTTCGAGGCCACACTTCGGGCGGAATTCACCGATGTGATCCGCCGAATCCGTCATCACGCCAGTCTCGGGCTCTGGTGCGGGAACAACGAAATCGAGAGCCAGATCGTACCGGACAATATCTGGCATGCCACGAAGAAGCAGATCCGGGACTATCTGACCATTTTCGAGTACATCCTGCCGAAGATTCTGAAGGCTGAGGATCCGGACCGGCCGTACTGGCCGTCTTCGCCCTGTTCGGGAGGAAGCTTCGACGATCCGGGCGCGGAGAATGTCGGGGACGCGCATTACTGGGGCGTCTGGCACGGCTGTGAACCGTTCACGGCATACAGGCAGCATCATTTCCGCTTCCTGAGCGAGTTCGGTTTCCAGTCCTTCCCCTGCCTCGCGACGGTGAAGAGCTTTACGAAAGAGGAGGATCGGAACGTCTTCTCGGAAGTGATGGAATCGCATCAGAGAAATGCAGATGCCAACGGAAAGATCATGACATACCTTTCCGCGACCTACCGTTATCCGGTGGACTTCGATGATGTGCTCTACCTCTCCCAGATGCTTCAGTTGGATGCCATCCGCTACGGAGTCGAGCATTTCCGGCGCTTCCGGGGGATGTGCATGGGGACCGTGGTCTGGCAGCTGAACGATATCTGGCCGGTTGCCTCCTGGTCGTCGATCGATTATTTCGGCCGCTGGAAGGCGCTGCACTACGGGGAGAAGCGCTTTTTCGCGCCGGTTTCTCTCACCTGCGAGGAACACGGTCGGATCGACCGGAAACCGGTCGTCTCCTCGCTTCCGGTTCCGGTGGAGTATTCCGCTGCGCTGCATCTCGCCAATGAGACAGCGCGCACGGAGCGCGGGACGGTGCGCTGGCAGCTTCGCCGGGCGGATTCCTCTGTGATCCGTGAAGGCGTGGAGGAAGCGGAGGTTCCGCCGTACTCCGGCATGTGGCTTGAGAAGATGGACTTCACCGGCGCCGCAGATGAGCGGGATATGCATCTGTGGTACTCATATGAGAGCGGAACCGCCTCGTCCTTCGGCTCGGCTCTCTTTGTCGCGCCGAAGCATTACCGCTTCCGAGACCCGCATCTTACGCTCACGGTGGAAGGAAACCGGATCACGGTGCAGGCGGATGCATTTGCCAAAGGCGTCTGTATCGAATCGGAGGACGGGAACCTTATGCTCAGTGACAATTTTTTCGACATGGAAAAGGGGAGCCGCACGGTCGAGATCATCGGCGCCGCGCCGGCCGGCCCGTACAGGGTGAGGAGCGTCTTCGGAAAGAGCGGGGAAAAACGCTGA
- a CDS encoding ABC transporter ATP-binding protein: MVTTEEPAVRLRLFGIPKLIPYLRPYRGRIIGMILLGLISSLIDAVFPLFGRYALDRFVAPGTLRGLGRFIAAFAALLLFQVWDNYVTTYWCGQVEMGVDRDLRNASFSHLQTLSFSYFSRNSVGYIHARVMSDTGKIGELVAWRMMDIVWNGSYLICMFVLMLLLDVRLAGWILLLLPAAVLIIVLFQRRLVRLNRKIREINSKITGDFNEGITGARSIKSLGVERTIGRDFRSDTAEMRSTGIRSGHYAALLTSLVTMFSMFALAIVLWRGGLLTRRHLLAVGTLSVFMSYAVGMMEPIQNIIGTLSVLIQIQVNIERFSRLMETKSDVADTPEVVAKYGDSFCPRRENWEELRGDVDFDDVSFTYPDGGGEVLSHFSLHVPKGTNVAIVGETGAGKSTLVNLVCRFYEPTYGRILIDGRDAKERSQLWLHSNIGYVLQTPHLFSGTVRENLRYGRPDATDHEIWEALRLVAADGVVMRMPGALDAEVGESGDMLSTGEKQLLSFARAILADPKILVLDEATASVDTVTEKKIQDAIRAVTAGRTSFVIAHRLSTVVDADVILVVKDGRIIERGTHASLMKKNGVYRKLFTRQYEDLAADMV, from the coding sequence ATGGTGACAACTGAAGAGCCGGCGGTTCGGCTGAGGCTGTTCGGGATCCCGAAACTGATTCCGTATCTGCGGCCTTATCGCGGCCGCATCATCGGCATGATTCTTCTGGGGCTCATCAGCAGTCTGATCGACGCCGTATTTCCTCTGTTCGGGCGGTACGCCCTTGACCGCTTCGTCGCCCCGGGCACTCTTAGGGGACTGGGCCGTTTTATCGCGGCCTTTGCTGCGCTGCTTCTGTTCCAGGTCTGGGACAACTATGTGACGACATACTGGTGCGGTCAGGTGGAGATGGGGGTTGACAGGGACCTTCGAAACGCCTCATTCAGCCATCTGCAGACGCTTTCCTTCTCTTATTTCAGCCGGAACAGCGTAGGGTACATTCACGCGCGTGTGATGAGCGATACCGGCAAAATCGGCGAGCTGGTGGCATGGCGGATGATGGACATCGTCTGGAACGGCTCGTATCTGATCTGCATGTTTGTGCTGATGCTGCTGCTCGACGTCCGGCTGGCCGGCTGGATCCTGCTGCTTCTTCCGGCGGCGGTTCTGATTATTGTTCTCTTCCAGCGGCGTCTGGTACGGCTCAACCGGAAGATCCGGGAGATCAACTCGAAGATCACAGGCGACTTCAACGAGGGCATAACAGGTGCGCGTTCGATCAAATCGCTGGGCGTCGAGCGGACGATCGGACGCGATTTCCGGTCGGATACGGCGGAGATGAGAAGCACCGGCATCAGGAGCGGTCACTACGCGGCGCTTCTTACTTCGCTGGTGACGATGTTTTCCATGTTCGCCCTGGCGATTGTCCTCTGGCGCGGCGGTCTTCTGACACGGCGTCATCTGCTCGCGGTCGGCACGCTGTCTGTCTTCATGAGCTATGCGGTGGGCATGATGGAGCCGATCCAGAACATCATCGGTACGCTTTCGGTTCTGATCCAGATTCAGGTCAATATCGAACGGTTTTCGCGCCTCATGGAGACGAAGTCGGACGTGGCGGATACGCCGGAGGTGGTCGCGAAATACGGCGATTCCTTCTGTCCTAGGAGGGAAAACTGGGAAGAGCTGCGGGGTGATGTGGACTTTGACGATGTTTCCTTCACTTATCCGGACGGCGGAGGCGAGGTGCTTTCCCATTTCAGCCTGCATGTGCCGAAAGGGACGAACGTAGCCATTGTCGGTGAGACGGGAGCCGGCAAGTCGACCCTGGTGAATCTGGTCTGCCGCTTTTACGAACCGACATACGGCCGCATTCTGATCGACGGCCGGGACGCGAAGGAGCGATCCCAGCTCTGGCTTCACTCGAACATCGGATATGTGCTGCAGACGCCTCACCTGTTTTCGGGCACCGTCCGTGAGAACCTGCGATACGGCCGGCCGGACGCGACAGACCATGAGATATGGGAAGCCCTTCGGCTCGTGGCGGCTGACGGCGTGGTGATGCGGATGCCGGGCGCGCTCGATGCGGAGGTGGGAGAGAGCGGCGACATGCTCTCCACCGGTGAGAAGCAGCTGCTTTCCTTTGCCCGGGCGATTCTCGCAGATCCGAAAATTCTGGTGCTGGATGAGGCGACCGCCTCGGTCGACACGGTGACGGAAAAGAAAATCCAGGATGCGATCCGCGCCGTCACGGCCGGTCGGACTTCGTTCGTGATCGCGCATCGTCTGTCCACTGTGGTGGACGCGGATGTGATTCTTGTCGTGAAGGATGGCAGGATCATCGAGCGGGGGACGCATGCTTCCCTGATGAAAAAGAACGGCGTCTACCGCAAACTCTTCACAAGACAGTATGAGGATCTGGCCGCGGATATGGTATAA
- a CDS encoding ABC transporter ATP-binding protein produces MKSKELDETRYRMDARRGEGQSSPPELFPTTTGMIRHFLRGSLHCFLLSVLFSMLVSLFDLINPKVIGFTVDSIIGDGKPALPAFVPFPVPVAFFRHHLGTVALTVAALALAAAVFRYLSKLMNTRGSETLLETMRNELFSHILRLPFTWYNENQTGDIIQRCTSDVETVRAFVSEQLTQLLRVVILIVMALVFMAGINGTMTLISFLFIPVIVLYSFVFHHQIGATFEKADSEEGRLSSMTQENLTGVRVVRAFGRERYEQERFERQNSYYTSIWVRLMRILSVYWSFGDFFSGLQTLTAIVLGAVFCVRGVITEGDFIAFSTYNSMLVWPVRSLGRVISEMAKVGVSVDRIRAVMNASEEPMDAPDRNAQALSGKTADPFAGDICFEHVHFRYGSGSDTEVLRDVSFRVKAGTTTGILGGTGSGKSTIAWLLDRLYDLPEGCGRITIGGVDIASMSRREVRAHVGLVLQEPFLFSRTLYDNIRIAENGAEAVTPESGEGIPEDRKRGSGRPAASDPVRAAASDACLDKTIASFPDGYDTVVGERGVTLSGGQKQRTAIAQTLIRHTPVLVFDDSLSAVDAETDAEIRRALRERTRNATVLLIAHRITTLMQADQIIVLEHGRIAQQGTHEELIRQPGIYQTIYRLQVSKGLMGNNEEEVKRDGDN; encoded by the coding sequence ATGAAGTCAAAGGAACTCGATGAAACCAGATACCGGATGGACGCGCGGAGAGGAGAGGGACAGTCCTCTCCTCCGGAGCTCTTTCCGACGACAACGGGCATGATCCGGCATTTTCTGAGAGGCAGCCTTCACTGCTTTCTTCTCAGCGTGCTGTTTTCCATGCTGGTTTCGTTATTCGATCTGATCAACCCGAAGGTGATCGGTTTTACCGTGGATTCGATCATCGGAGACGGGAAGCCGGCATTGCCGGCCTTCGTCCCTTTTCCGGTGCCGGTTGCCTTTTTCAGACATCATCTCGGCACGGTCGCGCTGACCGTGGCCGCTCTTGCGCTGGCGGCGGCTGTTTTCCGGTATCTGTCGAAGCTGATGAACACCAGAGGCTCGGAGACGCTGCTCGAGACGATGAGAAACGAGCTGTTCTCGCACATCCTGCGTCTCCCGTTCACATGGTACAATGAGAATCAGACCGGAGACATCATCCAGCGCTGCACCTCGGACGTGGAGACGGTCAGGGCCTTTGTCTCGGAACAGCTGACCCAGCTTCTGCGCGTAGTGATCCTCATCGTGATGGCCCTTGTTTTTATGGCCGGCATCAACGGTACGATGACACTGATCTCTTTTCTGTTCATTCCGGTGATCGTGCTGTACTCTTTCGTCTTCCATCATCAGATCGGAGCGACCTTCGAGAAGGCCGACAGCGAGGAAGGAAGGCTTTCGTCGATGACGCAGGAGAATCTGACCGGCGTGCGCGTTGTCCGGGCCTTCGGGCGGGAGCGCTATGAGCAGGAGCGTTTCGAGAGGCAGAACAGCTATTACACCTCAATCTGGGTTCGCCTGATGCGGATCCTCTCGGTGTACTGGTCGTTCGGAGACTTTTTTTCAGGACTCCAGACGCTGACGGCGATCGTGCTCGGCGCCGTCTTCTGTGTGCGCGGTGTGATCACGGAGGGTGACTTTATCGCCTTTTCCACCTACAACAGCATGCTGGTCTGGCCGGTCCGCTCCCTCGGACGGGTGATCTCGGAGATGGCGAAGGTGGGCGTTTCCGTTGACAGGATCCGTGCGGTCATGAACGCGTCGGAGGAGCCGATGGATGCACCGGACCGGAATGCACAGGCTCTGTCCGGTAAAACGGCGGATCCCTTCGCGGGCGACATCTGCTTTGAGCATGTGCATTTCCGGTACGGATCGGGTTCGGATACGGAGGTCCTCAGAGACGTCTCATTTCGTGTGAAGGCGGGGACAACCACCGGCATTCTGGGCGGTACGGGATCGGGCAAATCGACGATCGCCTGGCTGCTCGACCGGCTTTATGATCTGCCGGAGGGCTGCGGCCGCATTACGATCGGAGGCGTTGACATCGCGTCGATGAGCCGGAGAGAGGTGAGGGCGCATGTCGGACTGGTCCTGCAGGAACCGTTCCTCTTCTCTCGCACTCTGTACGACAACATCCGGATCGCGGAAAACGGAGCGGAGGCCGTGACCCCGGAGAGCGGGGAAGGCATTCCGGAAGACAGGAAACGCGGATCCGGACGTCCGGCTGCCTCCGATCCTGTCAGGGCAGCCGCATCAGATGCATGCCTTGACAAAACGATTGCGTCTTTCCCTGACGGATACGATACGGTTGTCGGCGAGCGGGGCGTGACACTCTCCGGGGGACAGAAGCAGCGGACGGCCATCGCCCAGACCCTGATCCGGCACACGCCGGTGCTGGTGTTCGATGATTCTCTTTCTGCGGTGGATGCGGAGACGGACGCGGAAATCCGGCGCGCGCTCCGGGAGCGGACCCGTAATGCCACAGTGCTTCTGATTGCGCACCGGATCACGACGCTGATGCAGGCGGATCAGATCATTGTGCTTGAGCACGGACGGATCGCCCAGCAGGGAACACACGAGGAACTGATCCGGCAGCCGGGGATCTATCAGACGATTTACCGGCTTCAGGTCAGTAAGGGGCTCATGGGAAACAACGAGGAGGAGGTGAAGCGGGATGGTGACAACTGA
- a CDS encoding MATE family efflux transporter, with amino-acid sequence MDEKGRNVPTEKRAAASRAVFETMPVPRALATLAVPTIIGQLTVLIYNLADTFFIGRTRNPYMVAAASLILPFFNFCVPLSNLFAIGGGTLISRLLGARKDGEARKISAFSLMAAGLFAAAFAVLTAIFMDPLLTLLGASPKTMAYARQYAGCVIVAGAVPAILQMTMAGLLRSVGCARQAGIGVTFGGVLNIGLDPLFMFVLLPKGMEVTGAGLATMLSNTAACVYFILVIRSRGSDTVLALLPRGLPARGRITEIFAVGIPAAVATLLFDVDYIIIDKLMTGYGDIPLAAVGIVLKAERLPLNIGVGLCQGMVPIAAYNYSSRNYGRMKHVLSFTRLSGLAVGALSILLYETLAPGIMRIFISDAETVAIGTDFLRIRALATPFMFMCFHLTYFFQAVGNGRIALELAAVRWAAFNIPMLFLLNAFVGMYGLVWTQLIADLLTVIVSLLVYQRFVRKELS; translated from the coding sequence ATGGACGAAAAAGGAAGAAACGTTCCGACGGAAAAACGGGCGGCAGCCAGCCGGGCCGTCTTTGAGACGATGCCGGTTCCGCGGGCGCTGGCGACTCTGGCGGTGCCCACGATCATCGGACAGCTGACGGTACTGATCTACAATCTTGCGGACACTTTTTTCATCGGGCGGACCCGGAACCCGTATATGGTCGCGGCTGCGTCCCTGATTCTTCCTTTCTTCAATTTCTGCGTGCCGCTGTCGAATCTGTTCGCGATCGGCGGGGGAACGCTGATCTCCCGTCTGCTCGGTGCGCGGAAGGACGGGGAAGCGAGAAAGATCAGCGCTTTCAGTCTGATGGCGGCGGGACTTTTTGCCGCCGCCTTCGCGGTGCTCACGGCCATTTTCATGGATCCGCTGCTCACGCTTCTGGGTGCAAGTCCGAAAACGATGGCGTACGCAAGACAGTACGCAGGCTGCGTGATTGTGGCGGGCGCTGTTCCAGCGATACTTCAGATGACAATGGCCGGCCTGCTGCGCAGCGTAGGCTGCGCGCGGCAGGCCGGTATCGGCGTCACCTTCGGAGGCGTGCTGAACATCGGCCTCGACCCGCTCTTTATGTTCGTCCTTCTTCCGAAGGGAATGGAGGTGACCGGCGCCGGTCTCGCGACGATGCTTTCCAACACGGCGGCCTGTGTCTACTTTATTCTCGTCATCCGATCCCGCGGATCCGATACGGTGCTCGCGCTTCTTCCCCGCGGACTGCCTGCCCGCGGGAGAATTACGGAGATCTTTGCCGTCGGGATTCCGGCCGCCGTGGCGACGCTGCTGTTTGATGTCGATTACATCATCATCGATAAGCTGATGACCGGGTACGGAGATATCCCGCTGGCGGCGGTCGGCATTGTGCTGAAGGCCGAACGGCTTCCGCTCAATATCGGAGTCGGTCTTTGTCAGGGAATGGTGCCGATCGCGGCCTACAATTATTCGTCACGGAACTACGGCCGGATGAAGCATGTGCTTTCCTTCACAAGGCTTTCGGGACTTGCGGTCGGGGCGCTCAGCATTCTCCTCTATGAGACGCTGGCGCCGGGCATTATGCGGATCTTCATCAGCGACGCGGAAACGGTTGCGATCGGGACGGATTTCCTTCGAATCCGCGCTCTCGCGACGCCGTTTATGTTCATGTGCTTTCATCTGACCTATTTCTTTCAGGCTGTCGGAAACGGCCGGATTGCGCTGGAACTGGCCGCCGTGCGCTGGGCCGCCTTCAATATCCCGATGCTCTTTCTGCTGAACGCATTTGTGGGAATGTACGGACTTGTATGGACCCAGCTGATCGCGGATCTCCTGACCGTGATCGTGTCACTCCTTGTCTATCAACGGTTTGTCCGGAAGGAGCTCTCATGA